Proteins co-encoded in one Pocillopora verrucosa isolate sample1 chromosome 1, ASM3666991v2, whole genome shotgun sequence genomic window:
- the LOC131798395 gene encoding hepatoma-derived growth factor-related protein 2-like, with product MSYSPGDLIWAKMRGYPHWPARIDLPAQDEKIPPKKFAIFFFGTHETAVMQAKDLFPYEKNKDKFLKNSNRSRRGFKEALVEILENPKVKWGMRGQDVDEQDSEDEEGEGDEDSGDEKKLEDEDSDEEDTKPSNQEASNEERKMKISQGKKRRKSESDKESSLEETPEEESSDGDKEEEYKPAPKKKRVSSKETGKKRKSSKAISDSSSSSSENDADQKETSEEESIPKNKRAKTEAEDKPKFKKVKGEDRKKKDEDKKEGEKTSDEEKDAIKDGGKIKEEDEEKSKDAERKKQEKLQKLAEKKAMLKEKKKKEKLEQRKAEKLAAEKAKALEKEKEKQREKQEREKEKEKLRARQEREREKARERAERDKQREEERKERERRKSTPPTVEEILDKMNYDLVMSLTVEAPDVPRCLKIITQIFEMEINPDIIKKNPDIVQTIKKIRNYKQNSKVREKANQLYAHFKSLFSISGSDSRRESTSLDLSLVQTNERTEQSRADGTEELDNIKEETSAEPHLTPTENGGDHPVPSTETKLEDSGHRIEQTSTEDKASLENNTIMDDLTPEPLEVINDPTANLSPCDMEISSPD from the exons ATGTCTTATTCACCAGGTGACTTAATCTGGGCCAAGATGCGTGGCTACCCGCATTGGCCAGCCCGA ATCGATCTTCCTGCACAAGACGAGAAAATTCCTCCTAAAAAATTTGCCATCTTCTTCTTTGGTACTCACGAGAC GGCTGTGATGCAAGCCAAAGATTTGTTTCCATATGAGAAgaacaaagataaatttttgaaaaactcaAATAGATCAAGAAGAGGTTTCAAAGAAGCTTTAGTGGAAATTTTGGAGAATCCAAAGGTGAAATGGGGTATGCGTGGACAGGATGTGGATGAGCAAGATTCAGAGGATGAAGAGGGAGAAGGAGACGAAGATTCTGGGGATGAGAAGAAGTTAGAGGATGAAGACTCTGATGAAGAAGATACTAAGCCATCAAATCAG GAAGCAAGcaatgaagagagaaaaatgaagATATCACAGGGCAAAAAGAGACGCAAGTCAGAGTCAGACAAG GAAAGTTCTTTAGAAGAAACACCAGAAGAGGAAAGTTCAGATGGTGATAAAGAAGAA GAATATAAACCTGCTCCCAAGAAAAAGAGAGTGTCTTCCAAAGAGACagggaagaaaaggaaatcatcaaAGGCCATTAGTGACAGTAGCAGCAGCAGTTCAGAAAATGATGCTGATCAGAAA GAAACAAGTGAAGAAGAAAGTATACCAAAGAACAAGAGAGCAAAAACAGAAGCAGAAGATAAACCAAAGTTCAAGAAGGTGAAAGGAgaagacagaaagaaaaaagatgaagatAAAAAGGAAGGGGAAAAGACATCAGATGAGGAAAAGGACGCCATTAAAGATGGAGGGAAGATAaaggaagaagatgaagaaaaaagcaaagatGCAGAGAGGAAAAAACAGGAGAAACTCCAAAAACTTGCAGAGAAGAA agcaatgttaaaggaaaagaagaagaaagagaaacttGAACAAAGGAAGGCTGAAAAACTGGCAGCCGAGAAAGCTAAAGCACtggagaaggaaaaggaaaaacaacgtGAGAAACAGGAACgggagaaagagaaggagaagctGAGAGCAAGACAAGAAAGAGAGAGGGAGAAGGCAAGGGAAAGAGCCGAAAGAGACAAACAGagggaagaggaaagaaaagaaagagaaagaagaaaat CAACACCTCCTACAGTGGAAGAGATTTTGGACAAAATGAATTATGATCTTGTGATGTCTCTCACTGTCGAGGCTCCA GATGTGCCaagatgtttaaaaattatcacTCAGATCTTCGAAATGGAGATAAACCCAGATATCATAAAGAAAAACCCAGACATAGTTCAGACCATTAAAAAG ATACgaaattacaaacagaattccAAAGTGCGAGAAAAAGCGAATCAACTCTACGCGCATTTTAAATCACTGTTTAGCATTTCTGGATCAG ATTCGAGAAGAGAAAGTACTTCGCTTGATCTGTCCTTAGTGCAAACTAACGAAAGAACAGAACAAAGTAGAGCAGATGGCACGGAGGAACTTGATAACATTAAAGAAGAGACATCCGCAGAACCCCACCTCACCCCTACTGAGAATGGCGGTGATCACCCTGTCCCCTCCACCG AAACCAAACTTGAGGATAGTGGACACAGGATCGAACAAACTTCAACGGAAGATAAAGCTTCACTTGAAAACAATACGATAATGGACGATCTTACTCCAGAACCTTTGGAAGTAATTAACGATCCCACGGCGAATTTATCACCGTGTGATATGGAGATATCAAGCCCTGATTGA
- the LOC136278349 gene encoding uncharacterized protein — protein MGSPLGPLLANVFMCSIEENLEQHGQLPRYYRRYVDDTLTVMPDRVTAGQFLDTLNSTHPSLQFTMEVEREGSLPFLGTELLNRAPKIESKVYIKRTNTGLLLHFQSHVDIKYKRSLVNTMVDRAYRLSSNWSFFSEECDRLRGVFHNLKYPKPLVETAIKRFVERRISSAEPCPSPDVPSEIVRLVLPFKDQSSANHVKQQLNSLSSKLSVTVQPVFVSPKLDQQLKQHEIKPPIVNQQCIVYEFKCNLCDAGYVGYTRGHLHERVEGHTRKSSSIYKHYHLQHNSEMPERLIEQFNVIAKCNGKFDCLVNEMLYIRMRKPTLNVQTDSIRAKVFV, from the coding sequence ATGGGTTCTCCCCTTGGACCGTTGCTGGCTAACGTCTTCATGTGCTCGATTGAGGAAAACCTCGAACAACACGGTCAACTTCCGCGCTATTACCGGAGGTACGTCGATGACACCCTGACCGTAATGCCTGATAGGGTGACCGCTGGCCAGTTTCTAGACACCCTTAACTCTACCCATCCCTCCCTCCAATTTACCATGGAAGTCGAACGGGAAGGATCCCTTCCCTTTCTAGGAACTGAACTGCTTAACCGTGCACCAAAGATTGAGAGCAAGGTCTACATCAAAAGAACCAACACGGGTCTCCTTCTGCATTTCCAGAGTCATGTTGATATTAAGTACAAGCGCAGCCTAGTTAACACCATGGTGGATCGCGCTTATCGATTATCTTCTAACTGGTCTTTCTTCTCCGAGGAATGTGACCGCCTTAGAGGggtttttcataacttgaaatacccaaagccactggTTGAAACTGCAATCAAGCGGTTCGTTGAGAGAAGGATTTCATCTGCAGAGCCCTGTCCATCACCAGACGTACCATCGGAGATTGTGAGATTAGTGTTACCCTTCAAGGACCAGTCGTCAGCTAATCAtgttaaacaacaactgaacagtCTAAGCTCGAAGTTAAGCGTGACTGTCCAACCAGTGTTCGTTAGCCCTAAGCTCGATCAACAGcttaagcaacacgaaattaagccccctattgttaaccaacaatgtatcgtttatgaatttaaatgtaacctgtgtgatgcagggtatgtgggctatactcgtggtcacttacacgagcgcgtagaagggcacacaaggaaatcatcttctatctacaaacactaccacctccagcacaatagtgaaatgcctgaacgcttgatcgagcaattcaacgtcatcgcgaaatgtaacggcaaatttgattgccttgttaatgaaatgttgtatattcgcatgcgtaagccaacactgaacgtgcaaacggattccatccgcgccaaggtgtttgtttaa
- the LOC131769127 gene encoding uncharacterized protein — MGSPLGPLLANVFMCSIEENLEQHGQLPRYYRRYVDDTLTVMPDRVTAGQFLDTLNSTHPSLQFTMEVEREGSLPFLGTELLNRAPKIESKVYIKRTNTGLLLHFQSHVDIKYKRSLVNTMVDRAYRLSSNWSFFSEECDRLRGVFHNLKYPKPLVETAIKRFVERRISSAEPCPSPDVPSEIVRLVLPFKDQSSANHVKQQLNSLSSKLSVTVQPVFVSPKLDQQLKQHEIKPPIVNQQCIVCEFKCNLCDAGYVGYTRGHLHERVEGHTRKSSSIYKHYHLQHNSEMPERLIEQFNVIAKCNGKFDCLVNEMLYIRMRKPTLNVQTDSIRAKVFV; from the coding sequence ATGGGTTCTCCCCTTGGACCGTTGCTGGCTAACGTCTTCATGTGCTCGATTGAGGAAAACCTCGAACAACACGGTCAACTTCCGCGCTATTACCGGAGGTACGTCGATGACACCCTGACCGTAATGCCTGATAGGGTGACCGCTGGCCAGTTTCTAGACACCCTTAACTCTACCCATCCCTCCCTCCAATTTACCATGGAAGTCGAACGGGAAGGATCCCTTCCCTTTCTAGGAACTGAACTGCTTAACCGTGCACCAAAGATTGAGAGCAAGGTCTACATCAAAAGAACCAACACGGGTCTCCTTCTGCATTTCCAGAGTCATGTTGATATTAAGTACAAGCGCAGCCTAGTTAACACCATGGTGGATCGCGCTTATCGATTATCTTCTAACTGGTCTTTCTTCTCCGAGGAATGTGACCGCCTTAGAGGggtttttcataacttgaaatacccaaagccactggTTGAAACTGCAATCAAGCGGTTCGTTGAGAGAAGGATTTCATCTGCAGAGCCCTGTCCATCACCAGACGTACCATCGGAGATTGTGAGATTAGTGTTACCCTTCAAGGACCAGTCGTCAGCTAATCAtgttaaacaacaactgaacagtCTAAGCTCGAAGTTAAGCGTGACTGTCCAACCAGTGTTCGTTAGCCCTAAGCTCGATCAACAGcttaagcaacacgaaattaagccccctattgttaaccaacaatgtatcgtttgtgaatttaaatgtaacctgtgtgatgcagggtatgtgggctatactcgtggtcacttacacgagcgcgtagaagggcacacaaggaaatcatcttctatctacaaacactaccacctccagcacaatagtgaaatgcctgaacgcttgatcgagcaattcaacgtcatcgcgaaatgtaacggcaaatttgattgccttgttaatgaaatgttgtatattcgcatgcgtaagccaacactgaacgtgcaaacggattccatccgcgccaaggtgtttgtttaa